The Limisphaerales bacterium genome includes the window GGCAGGATGGCGACACCGCAAACCTGTCGATTGGCCAGGGCCCCGTGGCGGTGACGCCGCTACAAATGACGGTGATGACCGCTGCGGTAGCAAATGGCGGTAAAGTTTTTTCACCGCGCGTGGTCGACCGCATCACATCGGTGGATCCCACCCGCGCCAATGAAGCCAAACAATTTCCACCTGCCAAAGTACGCGGTACTTTAAACGTAAAACAAGAAAGCCTTGCGCACGTGCAACGCGCGATGCTTGCTGATGTCGCGGATGATGACGGCACCGGCAAACGCGCCCGCATCGAAGGCTTTGCCGTGTGCGGCAAAACCGGCACGGCCGAAGTCCGCAACCGCGAAGGCCGCCACAAGATCACATGGTTCGCTTCGTACGGCCCTTTTGAAAAACCAAAGTACGCGGTGGTGGTGATGGTTGAGCGCGGTGCGTCCGGCGGCCTTACCTGCGCGCCGGCAGCCAAGAAAATTTATGAAGCGCTCATCGCGCGCGACAACCCCAACCACATCGCCGGCAACTGATGAAGTTTATCGAACAACTCATCCCATGGCATCGGCTCGACCGATTGTTGCTACTGTGCCTTGCGGGTTTGATGGCGTTCGGGGTGCTCTTCGTTTACAGTGCCACGTACAACAACGACACATACACCGGCGCGCATTGGCTCCGAATGCCACATTATAAACAAATCATTTTTTACGGCATCGGCATCGGCGCGGCCTTCGTGTTGTGCCTGCGCGACTATCAACAAACGGCGCGTTGGGCCAATGTGTTTTACTGGCTCAGTCTCATTATGCTCGTCGCGGTGCTGATCCCCGGCATCGGCTCGGTGCGGTTTGGCGCGCGGCGGTGGTTTGATTTGGGGGTCACTCAATTTCAGCCATCGGAGCTGGCGAAGGTGGCTGTGGTGCTGGCGTTGGCGCAATTCCTCAGTCGCCCCCCCAAGGAATTAAAGGAGCCCAAAGTGCTTCTCAAAGCCCTCGCACTGGCGGGCGTGCCCTTCGCGCTAATCTTTTTGGAGCCGGATTTGGGCTCGGCACTGACGCTGTTGCCACCGGCTTTGGTGATGCTTTACGTGGCGGGTGTGCCGGGCGGTTTCCTGCGAAAATTAGTGGGCGGAGTCGTGATTTTCGTGTCATTGGTGCTGGCCTACGTATTTTTTATGCCAAAAGACTGGAAACCGATACAGTTTCCGGACTATCAAAAGCGACGGCTGATGGTGTACTTCAATGTGGACTACGCCAGCCAGTACGCCGGAGCAGGTGCTTCGCAAGCGGAAATCCGCCAGGCGCGTGCGCTGCAACGGCAGGATTCGTACAACGTCGTACAGGCGATGATCTCGGTGGGTTCAGGTGGGCTCACGGGCAAAGGCTGGAAACAGGGCATCCAAAATGCCCACGGCTACCTGCCACGGGGCGTGGCGCACAACGACTTTATTTTTTCGGTGATCGCCGAGGAGAGCGGGTTTGCGGGCAGCACGTTGGTGATTCTGCTGTACGGCGGCATCATCGTGGCGGGCATCCGCACGGCCAGCCAGTGCCGCGACCGGCTCGGAAGACTCATCGCCATCGGAGTGGTCACGCTGTTGTTCAGCCACGTGTTTGTAAACATCGGGATGAACATCCGGATGGTGCCGGTGACGGGGCTGCCATTACCGCTGCTCAGTTCGGGCGGCTCATCGGTGGTGTGTTCGTTACTGGCACTTGGGCTATTGCAAAATGTGCGGCTCTATCAACGAACAATTTAATTAACAGTTTAAACAGAAAGAAACTTTACAAATGAGTAACAAACAATTTAGTCGCCGAAAAAAAAATCAACGATTCCGTCCCAGTGGCGGAATGAAAAATAAACCCCCGCGGGAAGAACCCGTTGAAAAAGGCCGGGCCAATATCGAGGACGGCCGCGTGCTCGATGAACCGGTTTATGAAAAACACCACGAACCGGAAATTCTTGCCGCTGAAAATGAAGCCGCCGGCATCAAGCCTGAGCCGGAAGAAGTGGCGGAACAAACCACTGAGCCTAACCCCAAGGAGCCCGCCGAAGAAAAAGGCGTGGTGGCCTCCGTGAAACGTGCCGCCCGTAAAATCATCCGTAAACTTCTGCCCAAACAGGAATCCGATAAGGAAATCATCATCAGCGCTGAATCACTCGAAACCCGCGTGGCGCTGATGGAAAAAGGTGTGTTGGAAGATTTCACCATCGAACGTAACAACGACGAACGCATTGTTGCCAGCATTTATAAAGGCAAAGTACGTAACCTCGAGGACCGTCTTGAAGCCGCCTTTGTAGACATTGGCATCGAAAAAAATGCCTTTCTGCACTATTGGGACATCACCCCCACCAACCTCGACAACCGATACGAAATGGTGGAACGCAAAAACAAACCGCGCAACACCCCCCGCCTCACGCGCAAGGATATCCCCAAAAAATACCCGGTTGGAAGCGACATCGTCATCCAGGTCACCAAAGGCCCCATCGGCACCAAAGGCCCGCGCGTCACCACGCACCTCGCCATCCCCGGCCGATTCATTGTGCTGCTGCCTGCGTCCGATCAACTCGGCATTTCCAAAAAGGTGCAGGACCCGAAGGAGCGCAAACGCCTCAAGGAAATCTTACGCACCCTCGACATCCCCGATAACATGGGCGCCATCATTCGCACTGCAGGCGAAGGACAGAAAAAACGATATTTCATCCGCGATCTCGCCATGCTCAAAGAGATTTGGGAAACGGTTAAAGACCGCATCGACAATAAACCTACTCCCGTTTGCGCCTTCCGCGAACCGGACTTGATCGAACGCACCGTGCGCGATTTTCTCACCGAAGATGTGCACCGCATTTTGATCGACAACAAATCCGAATACGAGCGGATGCAAAAACTCATCGAACGCATTTCGCCGCGCTCCAAAAACAAACTGCAATTCTACGGCGAACCGCAACCCATTTTTGATAAGCTGAACATCTCCCGACAACTCGGCCAAGCCTTCTCCCGCAAAGTCACGCTCAAAGGCGGCGGCGCAATTGTGATTGATGAAACCGAAGCACTCGTCGCCATCGACGTCAACACCGGCAGTCACAAAGGCGGCAAAGACCAAAGCAGCACCATCCTTAAAGTTAACCTCGAATCCGCTGAGGAAATTTGCCGGCAGCTTCGCCTTCGAAACATGGGCGGCCTCATCGTCATCGATTTCATCGATATGAAGCAGCGCCGTGACCGTGATAAAGTCATGCAACGCATGAAAGAAGGCCTCCGCCGCGATAAAGCCAAAACCCACGTGCTCCCTATCTCCCAGCTCGGCCTGCTGGAAATGACGCGCCAACGCCATTCCGAGAGCGTCCTATCCACTTTTTACGACGAATGTGACTACTGCAAAGGCCGCGGCCACATCAAGACGCCGGTGACCATGAGCGTGGAAATTCAACGCAAGCTCGACGAGCTACTACGCAAACGCCAACCGGGCGATGACGATGATTACCAATTGCGAATCGTCGTCAACCCCAACGTACTCGACCGGCTCCGCCGCGAGGACGAGGATATCCTCATCAACCTCGAGAAGAAACACCTCGTGAAACTCGCCTTCCGTGGAGACACATCATTCCATGCCGAACAATTCAAAATCTTCGACGGCCTCAAAAACCAAGAGCTCGTGAGCGTGGGCGAAACCGTTTCCTAAGCGCATTATTCTTTTGACAGAGAAGATGCTTAGCGTTGCCATTTGGCATGCGCATTTACTCCATTCTATTCTTTAGCTTTTGGGTCGGCAAACTGCACGCCGCACAGCTCCCCAATACCCGACCGCTCACAATGGAAGGCGACCTCTCCGTGCAAATGGTTGCCGGCATTGATCGTTTTCTAATGCGCGAAACCGACGTCAGCGTTAAGCTTCGTGCAATTTTTTGGAAACACGATCGCCGCACTGCAAAAAGCTACACAACCTCCATCCAAAAAAACCGCGACCGATTCCGCACCATCATCGGCGCAGTGGATAAACGACTGCC containing:
- a CDS encoding rod shape-determining protein RodA, with protein sequence MKFIEQLIPWHRLDRLLLLCLAGLMAFGVLFVYSATYNNDTYTGAHWLRMPHYKQIIFYGIGIGAAFVLCLRDYQQTARWANVFYWLSLIMLVAVLIPGIGSVRFGARRWFDLGVTQFQPSELAKVAVVLALAQFLSRPPKELKEPKVLLKALALAGVPFALIFLEPDLGSALTLLPPALVMLYVAGVPGGFLRKLVGGVVIFVSLVLAYVFFMPKDWKPIQFPDYQKRRLMVYFNVDYASQYAGAGASQAEIRQARALQRQDSYNVVQAMISVGSGGLTGKGWKQGIQNAHGYLPRGVAHNDFIFSVIAEESGFAGSTLVILLYGGIIVAGIRTASQCRDRLGRLIAIGVVTLLFSHVFVNIGMNIRMVPVTGLPLPLLSSGGSSVVCSLLALGLLQNVRLYQRTI
- a CDS encoding Rne/Rng family ribonuclease, which encodes MKNKPPREEPVEKGRANIEDGRVLDEPVYEKHHEPEILAAENEAAGIKPEPEEVAEQTTEPNPKEPAEEKGVVASVKRAARKIIRKLLPKQESDKEIIISAESLETRVALMEKGVLEDFTIERNNDERIVASIYKGKVRNLEDRLEAAFVDIGIEKNAFLHYWDITPTNLDNRYEMVERKNKPRNTPRLTRKDIPKKYPVGSDIVIQVTKGPIGTKGPRVTTHLAIPGRFIVLLPASDQLGISKKVQDPKERKRLKEILRTLDIPDNMGAIIRTAGEGQKKRYFIRDLAMLKEIWETVKDRIDNKPTPVCAFREPDLIERTVRDFLTEDVHRILIDNKSEYERMQKLIERISPRSKNKLQFYGEPQPIFDKLNISRQLGQAFSRKVTLKGGGAIVIDETEALVAIDVNTGSHKGGKDQSSTILKVNLESAEEICRQLRLRNMGGLIVIDFIDMKQRRDRDKVMQRMKEGLRRDKAKTHVLPISQLGLLEMTRQRHSESVLSTFYDECDYCKGRGHIKTPVTMSVEIQRKLDELLRKRQPGDDDDYQLRIVVNPNVLDRLRREDEDILINLEKKHLVKLAFRGDTSFHAEQFKIFDGLKNQELVSVGETVS